A part of Helicobacter fennelliae genomic DNA contains:
- a CDS encoding ATP-dependent Clp protease adaptor ClpS produces MPHSSTQQEFDIQSDLLLQTPKMARVVLLNDNYTTMDFVIEILQTIFAKSHNEAVKITLDVHKTGRGTCGIYPYDIAEIKIQETINAAQKAQFPLKVYSESIE; encoded by the coding sequence ATGCCTCATTCTAGCACTCAGCAAGAATTTGATATTCAATCCGATCTCCTCCTTCAAACTCCAAAAATGGCGCGTGTCGTGCTTTTGAATGATAATTACACTACAATGGATTTTGTGATTGAGATTTTGCAGACTATCTTTGCAAAAAGCCACAATGAAGCGGTGAAAATCACCCTTGATGTGCATAAAACAGGACGAGGGACTTGCGGAATCTACCCCTATGACATAGCCGAGATAAAAATCCAAGAAACCATTAACGCCGCGCAAAAAGCACAATTTCCGCTTAAAGTGTATTCAGAATCTATCGAATGA
- a CDS encoding glycosyltransferase, producing MTIVLVVDSFADKSNGTSMTAARFYEALKARGHTVRVVAPYVKGSDFFALKERYIPLVTEISHKQHMIFGKPDKNVLREAFSGADIVHLYLPFQLEQVALKVAKEMKIPYLAAFHLQPEHITYNISLQNLAFLNRFIFWLFKVRFYHQVFHIHCPSALIKNELEKAKFKGEKFVISNGFDPRFKPASTPPKDDGFIHITMVGRYSKEKRQDLIIKAIAKNPYKDKIKLHLKGIGPLESSLKRQAKILPNEVDFGFVTPDELLKVLHATHIYIHAADVEGEAIACLEAISCGIVPIISDSKISATNQFALDARSLFKAGDSDDLSEKISYWIEHGDERAKSSSLYAKSAQNYTLESTITKTEQMYKQVVEFFRGVYAEA from the coding sequence ATGACAATCGTGCTTGTTGTCGATAGTTTTGCTGACAAAAGCAATGGCACTTCAATGACTGCTGCGAGATTCTATGAAGCACTCAAAGCGCGCGGGCATACTGTGCGCGTGGTCGCGCCTTATGTCAAGGGTAGTGATTTTTTTGCGCTCAAAGAGCGATATATTCCGCTTGTTACAGAGATTTCTCACAAGCAGCATATGATTTTTGGAAAGCCTGATAAAAATGTGCTAAGAGAGGCATTTAGCGGAGCAGACATCGTGCATTTGTATTTGCCATTTCAGCTTGAGCAAGTCGCACTCAAAGTCGCAAAAGAGATGAAAATCCCCTATCTTGCCGCATTTCACCTTCAGCCTGAACATATCACTTATAATATCTCTTTGCAGAATCTAGCCTTTCTTAATCGCTTTATTTTTTGGCTTTTTAAAGTGCGCTTTTATCATCAAGTCTTTCATATCCACTGCCCTTCAGCCCTTATCAAAAACGAGCTAGAAAAGGCGAAATTTAAGGGCGAAAAATTTGTGATTTCTAATGGATTTGATCCGCGATTTAAGCCCGCTTCTACACCGCCAAAAGATGATGGATTTATCCATATTACTATGGTTGGACGTTATTCCAAAGAAAAGCGACAAGACCTCATCATTAAAGCAATCGCCAAAAACCCCTACAAAGACAAAATCAAACTCCACCTAAAAGGCATAGGACCGCTAGAATCTAGCCTCAAAAGACAAGCTAAAATCTTGCCAAATGAAGTGGATTTTGGGTTTGTAACGCCTGATGAGCTACTCAAAGTCTTGCACGCCACGCATATCTATATCCACGCTGCTGATGTCGAGGGCGAGGCGATCGCTTGCCTAGAGGCGATAAGCTGTGGCATTGTACCAATCATTTCGGATTCTAAAATCTCTGCGACAAATCAGTTCGCACTTGATGCTCGCTCGCTTTTTAAAGCCGGCGATAGTGATGATTTGAGTGAGAAAATCAGCTATTGGATAGAGCATGGAGATGAGCGAGCAAAATCCTCAAGCCTCTATGCCAAATCCGCACAAAACTACACCCTAGAATCCACAATCACCAAAACCGAGCAGATGTATAAACAAGTCGTTGAATTTTTCAGAGGGGTTTATGCAGAGGCATAA
- a CDS encoding AAA family ATPase: MISQTFTSIINRSVEIAREYRHEYLTIEHIFLSLLEHPMAKEFLENCGANIAQLEHLTKQYIIKYIPTNSEISLPKQTLALDRVFSLMIHHADSSGAKNIEFWDFLVFALEEKESYLAKLLKASTIAKLDILQNIPSETKQTQKTAPKGGLLAQFSKDLTALAKEGKIDPLIGRDSEIERVCEILCRRKKNNPILLGEPGVGKTAIVEGLALAITQQKVPPKLQNAKIYALDLGALIAGSKYRGDFEKRLKTILKEIEEIEESIIFIDEIHTLVGAGATSGSSMDASNLLKPALANGSIRCIGASTFSEYKATFDKDKALQRRFSTINIKEPSLETCLHILKALKPLYEKYHNVVYDDLAIETCLDLANRYINDKFLPDKAIDLMDEVGANFALKSPQNNTSSKEQNIITKDYIEHIVARIYHIPKSQVNSDERALLKSLESKLKSRIFAQDEAISKVVKAIKIAKTNLKELHHPIGSFLFSGPSGVGKTELAKELANSLGMSFVRFDMSEYSQPHSVATLIGAPAGYVGYENGGILVDKIRKNPHCVLVLDEIEKAHSDIYNILLQVMDNATLTDNMGNVARFNNVILILTSNVGSKESSTIGFAKDESLRRDNALKDIFSPEFRGRLDSIIQFNPLGKNEFKLIAKKIINDLNADLAKRKIKLTLNSRALNQIASHCFESALGAREIKKLIDSEIKTKLSDLIIEGKLDNGGEILIKYSSKGFTLTQKS; the protein is encoded by the coding sequence ATGATTAGCCAAACATTCACAAGTATCATCAACCGCTCTGTCGAGATTGCAAGAGAATACAGACATGAATATCTAACAATCGAGCACATTTTCTTAAGCCTACTTGAGCACCCGATGGCAAAGGAGTTTTTAGAAAATTGTGGTGCAAATATCGCGCAGCTCGAACATCTCACAAAACAATACATCATCAAATATATTCCGACAAATAGTGAAATCTCGCTTCCAAAGCAAACCCTAGCACTTGATAGGGTATTTTCACTCATGATTCATCATGCTGACTCTTCAGGGGCGAAAAACATCGAATTTTGGGATTTTTTGGTGTTTGCACTTGAGGAGAAAGAAAGCTACCTTGCCAAACTCCTCAAAGCCTCAACTATCGCCAAACTTGATATTTTACAAAACATTCCAAGCGAAACAAAACAAACCCAAAAAACAGCCCCAAAAGGTGGCTTATTAGCGCAATTTTCCAAAGATCTCACCGCACTTGCAAAAGAAGGAAAAATCGATCCGCTCATCGGGCGAGATAGCGAGATTGAGCGGGTATGTGAGATTTTGTGTCGGCGCAAAAAAAACAACCCTATCTTGCTAGGAGAGCCTGGCGTTGGCAAAACCGCGATTGTCGAAGGATTAGCACTTGCAATCACGCAGCAAAAAGTCCCGCCAAAGCTTCAAAATGCCAAAATCTATGCGCTTGATCTTGGCGCACTCATCGCCGGAAGCAAGTATCGTGGCGACTTTGAAAAACGACTCAAAACAATCCTCAAAGAAATCGAAGAGATTGAAGAATCTATAATTTTTATCGATGAGATTCACACTTTAGTCGGAGCGGGCGCGACTTCAGGAAGCAGTATGGACGCCTCAAACCTCCTCAAACCAGCACTTGCAAATGGATCGATAAGATGTATCGGCGCGAGCACATTTAGCGAATACAAAGCCACTTTTGACAAAGACAAAGCCCTGCAAAGAAGATTTAGCACGATTAACATCAAAGAACCAAGCCTAGAGACTTGCTTGCATATCCTAAAAGCCCTCAAACCCTTGTATGAAAAGTATCATAATGTCGTGTATGATGATTTGGCGATTGAGACTTGTCTCGATTTGGCAAATCGCTATATTAATGATAAATTTTTGCCAGATAAAGCAATCGATCTTATGGACGAAGTCGGGGCAAATTTCGCACTCAAATCACCCCAAAACAACACATCATCAAAAGAGCAAAACATCATCACAAAAGACTATATAGAGCACATTGTTGCTAGAATCTATCATATTCCAAAATCTCAAGTCAATTCTGATGAGAGGGCTTTACTCAAAAGCCTAGAATCCAAACTTAAATCGCGGATTTTCGCACAAGATGAAGCGATCTCAAAAGTCGTCAAAGCCATAAAAATCGCCAAAACCAACCTCAAAGAATTGCACCACCCAATCGGAAGCTTTTTGTTTAGCGGTCCTAGTGGTGTGGGCAAAACAGAGCTTGCCAAAGAGCTTGCAAATAGTCTTGGTATGAGCTTTGTGCGGTTTGATATGAGCGAATACTCCCAACCTCACAGCGTAGCCACTCTCATAGGCGCACCTGCGGGCTATGTAGGCTATGAAAATGGCGGAATCTTAGTTGATAAAATCCGCAAAAATCCGCATTGCGTGCTTGTGCTTGATGAGATAGAAAAAGCCCATAGCGATATTTATAATATTTTATTGCAGGTTATGGATAATGCGACTTTAACTGACAATATGGGAAATGTCGCACGATTTAATAATGTAATCCTCATTCTCACTTCAAATGTCGGAAGCAAAGAAAGTAGCACCATAGGCTTTGCCAAAGATGAGTCATTGCGTAGAGATAATGCGCTCAAAGACATCTTTAGTCCGGAGTTTCGAGGGCGACTTGATAGTATTATTCAATTCAATCCATTAGGCAAAAACGAATTCAAACTCATCGCCAAAAAAATTATAAACGATCTCAATGCTGATCTAGCCAAACGAAAAATCAAGCTCACGCTAAATTCTCGTGCGCTCAATCAAATCGCCTCACATTGCTTTGAAAGCGCGCTTGGCGCAAGAGAGATAAAAAAGCTCATCGATAGCGAGATAAAAACAAAACTTAGCGATCTTATCATTGAAGGCAAGCTCGATAATGGCGGCGAGATTTTGATAAAATATAGTAGTAAAGGTTTTACACTTACGCAAAAATCCTAG
- a CDS encoding ThiF family adenylyltransferase, which yields MSERFARTKLLFGDKFSQIQKKKVIIFGVGGVGGFALDCLYRTGIGEIVIVDKDIFDESNQNRQIGSQQVGEKKIEVLQKLYPGIKGMFAQVDENLLENLDLRAFDYVIDAIDDIPAKVLLAMQCKDMPFGRFICSTGSAKKLNPLDIRVSSIWKSYGDRFARKLRDNLKKQKFNQNFKVVFSPEPPKCEGLGSFSAVTASFGLQIASEVIQDILKGE from the coding sequence ATGAGCGAACGATTTGCGCGGACAAAACTTCTTTTTGGAGATAAATTTAGCCAAATCCAAAAGAAAAAAGTGATTATTTTTGGCGTTGGAGGCGTTGGGGGATTTGCGCTAGATTGCTTGTATAGGACAGGGATTGGAGAGATTGTGATTGTCGATAAAGATATATTTGATGAAAGCAATCAAAATCGCCAAATCGGCTCACAGCAAGTCGGCGAGAAAAAAATAGAAGTATTGCAAAAGCTATATCCCGGAATCAAAGGTATGTTTGCTCAAGTTGATGAGAATCTGCTTGAGAATCTAGATTTGCGTGCGTTTGATTATGTGATTGATGCGATTGATGATATTCCAGCTAAAGTACTGCTTGCAATGCAATGCAAAGATATGCCATTTGGGAGATTTATCTGCTCCACAGGCAGTGCCAAAAAGCTAAACCCGCTTGATATTCGCGTCAGTAGCATTTGGAAAAGTTATGGTGATCGGTTTGCAAGAAAACTGCGCGATAATCTCAAAAAACAAAAATTCAACCAAAACTTTAAGGTGGTTTTTAGCCCAGAACCTCCAAAATGTGAAGGGTTAGGAAGTTTTAGTGCTGTAACAGCAAGCTTTGGATTACAAATTGCAAGCGAAGTAATCCAAGATATTTTGAAAGGAGAATAA
- the metG gene encoding methionine--tRNA ligase, with translation MKAFISTPIYYVNDIPHIGHAYTTIIADMLKKYKWLHNQEVFLLTGTDEHGQKIEQSAKAKGKSPQAYTDEISQVFRNLWDYFGIDYDYFIRTTDSYHKDAVAKVFEVMCENGDIYLGEYEGDYCVSCESFFTNVKDGICPDCAGNKPLSKIKEESYFFALSRYQDRLLQWYGENENIILPQHKKNEVIAFIQSGLTDLSISRTSFEWGVPLRHILSNGKSDKKHIAYVWLDALFNYLSALGFNGEKNSTNWKMEYWQNATHIVGKDILRFHAVYWPAFLMSLNLPLPKHIYAHGWWMRDGQKMSKSIGNVINPKEFADAYGIEALRYYLLREASFGQDGDFSQKGLVERINSELGNELGNLLNRLLGMSEKYTQLTIESSDFESIYPLESKHINEIFQSIHIKMDSMQINLYIQDIWKALSLGNASITKYEPWNLYKLGKIKEINALLALNANLLLKASLCLYPIMPQTAKNIALAFGQTISPKLYNALIQNAQSLFALSLQKIPPLFPKIEALLIPESHTLESQNNVDSSAPKSKIMESKIAESEESKSTESKAHASATTNTTANTLANTFDGIALIDIADFSKIDIRVGEILSAEPVPKSTKLLKLQIDLGERESRTILSGIAQFYTPQELLHTQVCVIANLKPAKIMGQYSYGMILASKDEYGLSLLRIDKKHQNGSKVS, from the coding sequence ATGAAAGCATTTATTTCTACGCCTATTTATTATGTCAATGATATTCCGCATATCGGGCATGCTTATACGACAATCATCGCTGATATGCTGAAAAAATATAAATGGCTTCATAATCAAGAAGTGTTTTTGCTTACAGGCACAGATGAGCACGGACAAAAAATCGAGCAATCCGCAAAAGCCAAAGGCAAATCACCGCAAGCCTATACTGATGAAATCAGCCAAGTATTTCGCAATCTTTGGGATTATTTTGGCATTGACTATGATTATTTTATCCGCACGACAGATTCTTATCACAAAGACGCGGTGGCTAAGGTTTTTGAGGTGATGTGTGAGAATGGAGATATTTATCTGGGCGAATATGAGGGCGATTATTGCGTGAGTTGTGAGAGCTTTTTTACAAATGTCAAAGATGGTATATGCCCTGATTGTGCTGGAAATAAGCCACTTAGTAAAATCAAAGAAGAGAGCTACTTTTTCGCACTTAGTCGCTATCAAGATCGCCTATTGCAATGGTATGGAGAAAATGAAAACATTATCCTTCCACAGCACAAAAAAAACGAAGTGATCGCATTTATCCAAAGCGGGCTTACTGATCTCTCCATATCGCGCACAAGCTTTGAATGGGGTGTGCCACTTAGACATATCCTTAGCAATGGCAAAAGCGATAAAAAACATATCGCGTATGTATGGCTTGATGCGTTGTTTAATTATTTGAGTGCGCTTGGATTTAATGGCGAAAAAAACAGCACAAATTGGAAAATGGAGTATTGGCAAAACGCCACACATATTGTAGGAAAGGATATTTTACGCTTTCATGCAGTGTATTGGCCTGCGTTTTTGATGAGTCTTAATCTCCCATTACCAAAGCATATTTACGCGCATGGCTGGTGGATGCGCGATGGACAAAAAATGAGTAAAAGTATCGGCAATGTGATTAATCCAAAAGAATTTGCTGATGCCTATGGCATAGAGGCATTGCGGTATTATCTTTTGCGTGAGGCGTCATTTGGGCAAGATGGCGACTTCAGCCAAAAAGGCTTGGTTGAGCGCATTAATAGCGAGCTTGGCAATGAGCTTGGCAATCTGCTTAATCGCTTGCTTGGTATGAGCGAAAAATACACACAACTCACCATAGAATCAAGCGATTTTGAGAGCATTTATCCGCTAGAATCAAAGCATATTAATGAGATTTTTCAATCTATCCACATCAAAATGGATTCTATGCAAATCAATCTCTATATACAAGATATTTGGAAAGCTCTAAGTTTGGGTAATGCAAGTATCACAAAATATGAGCCTTGGAATCTTTATAAGCTTGGCAAAATCAAAGAAATCAACGCGCTTTTGGCACTCAATGCAAATCTCTTGCTTAAAGCTAGCCTTTGTCTCTATCCTATCATGCCTCAAACCGCCAAAAATATAGCACTTGCATTTGGGCAGACTATCTCGCCAAAGCTCTATAATGCACTCATTCAAAATGCGCAATCTCTTTTTGCTTTGTCTTTGCAAAAAATCCCTCCGCTTTTTCCAAAAATAGAAGCACTCCTAATCCCAGAATCTCACACTTTAGAATCCCAAAATAATGTAGATTCTAGCGCACCAAAATCTAAAATAATGGAATCTAAAATAGCAGAATCTGAAGAATCCAAATCCACAGAATCCAAAGCGCACGCAAGCGCGACTACAAATACGACTGCAAACACTCTTGCAAACACTTTTGATGGTATCGCACTTATTGATATAGCGGATTTTAGCAAGATTGACATTCGTGTAGGTGAGATTCTAAGCGCAGAGCCTGTGCCAAAATCTACCAAACTCTTAAAGCTCCAAATTGATCTAGGCGAGAGAGAATCTCGAACTATTCTCTCTGGAATCGCGCAATTTTACACACCACAAGAGCTTTTGCACACACAAGTTTGTGTGATAGCTAATCTCAAGCCCGCAAAAATCATGGGTCAATACAGCTATGGAATGATACTTGCTAGCAAAGATGAATATGGACTATCTCTCCTAAGGATAGACAAAAAACATCAAAATGGGAGCAAAGTAAGCTAG
- the cmoB gene encoding tRNA 5-methoxyuridine(34)/uridine 5-oxyacetic acid(34) synthase CmoB, producing MKILQSKNIAPLWQQITQMDTFIKKGAGQFIYDKGIHISLPKNQTPETQHKIYTLATQLKSWRKGPFYIDELYIDSEWQSFIKWDFLSPFLNLENANIADVGCNNGFYMFAIHTQSPKSITGFDPSALCYCQFHFINHFLDLPLRYELLGVQDLESKAFKEAFDVIFCLGVLYHRTDVFATLKSLASALRRNGILILDTLIFESDLEIALCPTQTYAKMRNVYLIPSIKAIEGWFERCGFCDVKLLGIIPTTTNEQRKTPWIDSLSLESFLDSSGKTIEGYPPPKRAYFKVRRK from the coding sequence TTGAAGATTTTGCAATCTAAAAACATTGCTCCATTATGGCAACAAATCACACAAATGGATACTTTTATCAAAAAAGGCGCAGGGCAGTTTATCTATGACAAAGGTATCCACATCTCACTTCCCAAAAACCAAACACCAGAGACACAACACAAAATCTATACCCTAGCCACACAGCTTAAATCATGGCGAAAAGGACCTTTTTATATCGATGAGCTTTATATTGATAGCGAATGGCAGAGCTTTATCAAATGGGATTTTTTAAGTCCATTTCTAAACCTAGAAAACGCCAATATCGCCGATGTGGGGTGCAATAATGGATTTTATATGTTTGCTATACATACACAATCGCCAAAAAGTATCACAGGATTTGATCCAAGTGCCTTATGCTATTGTCAATTCCACTTCATCAATCACTTCTTAGATTTGCCTTTGCGTTATGAGCTTTTGGGCGTGCAAGATCTAGAATCTAAAGCATTCAAAGAAGCATTTGATGTGATTTTTTGCTTAGGGGTGCTCTATCATCGCACTGATGTATTTGCCACACTCAAATCACTTGCAAGCGCGCTTAGACGGAATGGAATCTTGATTTTGGATACACTTATTTTTGAATCAGATCTTGAGATTGCGCTTTGCCCCACGCAAACTTATGCTAAAATGCGTAATGTTTATTTGATCCCATCGATTAAAGCTATTGAGGGCTGGTTTGAGCGATGTGGGTTTTGTGATGTAAAGCTATTAGGCATTATCCCGACTACAACAAACGAGCAAAGAAAAACACCATGGATAGATTCTCTAAGCCTTGAGTCGTTTTTGGATTCTAGTGGCAAAACAATCGAGGGCTATCCACCGCCAAAAAGAGCGTATTTCAAAGTAAGGAGAAAATAA
- a CDS encoding DUF4149 domain-containing protein, whose product MRAFRAIHLLLLGGIIGIELFLGIVVAKAIFYPSEAVSLDIFQSGLIMGVIFYKFGWVLVAITLLNAIYEVLAKSTPKMKYSKIILSCIIFILALVFHFYFTAYILDAQAMGAEAIASQKFTMMHKASEWTMKLLCIAQLVLFFLNFAPQKCNK is encoded by the coding sequence ATGCGTGCATTTAGAGCGATTCATCTGCTGTTACTTGGCGGGATCATTGGCATTGAGTTATTTTTAGGCATTGTCGTGGCAAAGGCTATTTTTTATCCGAGCGAGGCTGTGAGTCTTGATATATTTCAAAGCGGACTTATCATGGGCGTAATTTTTTATAAATTTGGCTGGGTTTTGGTCGCTATCACTTTGCTAAATGCGATATATGAGGTGCTTGCCAAAAGCACCCCAAAGATGAAGTATTCAAAAATCATTCTTTCGTGTATCATTTTCATACTTGCTCTTGTTTTTCATTTTTACTTCACAGCCTATATTTTAGACGCTCAAGCCATGGGTGCAGAAGCCATAGCAAGCCAAAAATTTACAATGATGCATAAGGCAAGCGAATGGACGATGAAACTTCTTTGTATAGCGCAGTTGGTGCTTTTTTTCTTGAATTTCGCACCACAAAAATGCAATAAATAA
- a CDS encoding carbon-nitrogen hydrolase, whose amino-acid sequence MLKIAALQHSFKGDRERTLEYIATQIQTIAHNKSAQLIVLQELHSREYFCQSENTKFFDYGDTYHDDIVFFSQLAKRYGVVIVSSLFEKRSFGLYHNTAVVFETNGEIAGIYRKMHIPDDPSFYEKFYFTPGDLGFEPIQTSVGKLGVLICWDQWFPEAARIMALKGAQILIYPTAIGWTPSDSDDEKQRQLQAWITIQRSHSIANGIPVIALNRVGFEADLSGVGEGIDFWGHSFVCGAQGEFLANTNTTETNMLCEIDLARSEEVRRIWPFLRDRRIESYTDILKRFCDTTT is encoded by the coding sequence ATGCTAAAAATCGCTGCCTTGCAACACAGCTTCAAAGGCGATAGAGAGCGCACGCTAGAATATATCGCTACACAAATACAAACCATAGCACACAATAAAAGCGCGCAACTCATTGTTTTGCAAGAATTGCATTCACGCGAATACTTCTGCCAGAGTGAAAACACAAAGTTTTTTGATTATGGCGATACATATCATGATGATATAGTATTTTTTTCGCAACTAGCTAAGCGATATGGTGTTGTGATTGTCTCTTCACTTTTTGAGAAGCGATCTTTTGGGCTATATCATAATACAGCAGTGGTGTTTGAGACAAATGGCGAGATCGCTGGAATCTACCGCAAAATGCATATACCCGATGATCCGAGCTTTTATGAGAAATTTTACTTTACGCCCGGAGATTTGGGATTTGAGCCGATCCAAACAAGTGTAGGCAAGCTTGGCGTGCTTATCTGCTGGGATCAGTGGTTTCCTGAAGCCGCAAGGATTATGGCTCTCAAAGGCGCGCAGATTCTCATCTATCCGACAGCAATCGGCTGGACTCCTAGCGATAGTGATGATGAAAAACAACGTCAGCTTCAAGCATGGATAACTATCCAAAGATCACACAGCATAGCCAATGGCATTCCTGTAATAGCACTCAATCGTGTCGGATTTGAGGCGGATTTAAGCGGGGTTGGCGAAGGTATAGATTTTTGGGGACATAGCTTTGTGTGTGGCGCACAGGGTGAGTTTCTAGCCAATACCAATACAACTGAAACAAATATGCTTTGTGAGATTGATTTGGCTCGTAGCGAGGAAGTGCGCAGAATCTGGCCCTTTTTGCGAGATAGGAGGATTGAAAGCTATACTGACATACTCAAACGATTTTGCGATACTACCACTTAG
- a CDS encoding hot dog fold protein HP0420 — MDEEEGFIRHSADDRVVGLKINSNYCGDIASLQKDKAEIILTTHEDMEVDSGITHTGFIHSAASFAALCAINKKHSIIIGADVKYLAPIETNQKVIFKAKTLQNDMRKCEIKVEGFILDIKIFDGLFYIVVFDKKLFKLKLKEGKEI; from the coding sequence ATGGACGAAGAAGAAGGTTTCATTAGACATTCTGCTGATGATAGAGTCGTTGGCTTAAAGATCAATTCAAATTATTGTGGCGATATTGCGTCCTTGCAAAAAGATAAAGCCGAGATTATCCTCACAACGCACGAGGATATGGAGGTAGATTCTGGTATCACACATACTGGATTTATCCATTCAGCAGCGAGTTTTGCGGCACTTTGTGCGATCAATAAAAAACACTCAATCATCATCGGCGCAGATGTCAAATACCTAGCTCCCATTGAGACAAACCAAAAAGTCATCTTCAAAGCAAAAACCTTGCAAAACGATATGCGTAAATGCGAGATCAAAGTTGAGGGCTTTATTTTGGATATAAAAATTTTTGATGGCTTGTTTTATATTGTTGTGTTTGACAAAAAGCTTTTCAAACTCAAACTCAAAGAAGGCAAGGAAATATAA
- a CDS encoding glycosyltransferase family 61 protein, which yields MSLIMPLRGGGQGNKILENKVLEHKIQNNTTTENATTNQPYADTKMLGKNPNFADIFGNIHYFFRPYTHETLECKVRTLPHAYAYTNDESVWTKSKKALISYSSFRHPLDPTTQSKDLYRGKLAALNFRLSRLKKWLKFYKDALFCKQKECSIAILHRCTEDGYGHFIRDVMGGFYQLKLANITPDFYVLPLNTPFQAQMYELLKIPKERIIPTSSKQLLHAKELIIHTPISDYEIIEYRQYMHFRSFILPLYIYDMYESLFPNLAQIPAEKKLFLTRPAASNRNIENLHEVEEIFESFGYEIILPDALSLKEQMQFFASAKIIASMHGSGLNNALFAKKGIKVLEIFSQYYHDCNPQFTLLARQCDYHYIVGQTRDISMHPQQENVYLPPHKLKRALQILESTPESM from the coding sequence ATGTCGCTAATAATGCCATTAAGGGGGGGGGGGCAAGGAAATAAGATTCTAGAAAACAAAGTTCTAGAACATAAGATTCAAAACAATACAACTACAGAAAACGCAACCACAAATCAGCCTTATGCAGATACCAAAATGTTAGGCAAAAATCCAAATTTCGCTGATATTTTCGGAAATATTCATTATTTTTTTCGTCCATATACCCACGAGACGCTAGAGTGCAAAGTCAGAACCTTGCCTCATGCCTATGCTTATACAAATGATGAAAGCGTATGGACAAAGAGCAAAAAAGCGTTGATTTCTTACTCATCTTTTCGTCATCCACTAGATCCTACCACTCAAAGCAAAGATTTATATCGAGGCAAATTAGCCGCTTTAAACTTTCGTTTAAGTCGTCTCAAAAAATGGCTCAAATTCTACAAAGATGCGCTATTTTGCAAGCAAAAAGAGTGCTCTATCGCAATATTGCATCGATGCACTGAAGATGGATATGGACACTTTATTCGCGATGTTATGGGTGGATTCTACCAGCTTAAGCTTGCTAATATCACACCTGATTTTTATGTCCTTCCGCTTAATACCCCATTTCAAGCGCAAATGTATGAGCTTCTTAAGATCCCAAAAGAGCGCATTATCCCCACAAGCTCAAAGCAACTCCTCCACGCCAAAGAACTCATTATCCATACACCAATATCTGATTATGAGATCATCGAATACCGCCAATATATGCACTTCCGTTCATTTATCTTGCCTCTGTATATCTATGATATGTATGAGAGCCTATTCCCAAATCTCGCGCAAATCCCTGCAGAAAAAAAGCTTTTCCTCACGCGCCCAGCTGCTTCTAATCGCAATATAGAAAACCTCCATGAAGTAGAGGAGATTTTTGAGAGCTTTGGATATGAGATTATTTTGCCTGATGCTCTAAGTCTCAAAGAGCAAATGCAGTTTTTTGCTTCCGCAAAGATTATCGCAAGTATGCATGGCTCTGGGCTTAATAACGCGTTGTTTGCCAAAAAAGGCATCAAGGTGCTTGAGATATTTTCTCAATATTATCATGACTGCAATCCACAATTCACACTTCTTGCAAGACAATGCGATTATCACTATATCGTAGGGCAAACGCGTGATATTTCCATGCACCCACAGCAAGAAAATGTCTATCTTCCGCCACATAAGCTTAAAAGGGCATTGCAGATTCTAGAATCTACTCCCGAGTCAATGTAA